A single Streptomyces sannanensis DNA region contains:
- a CDS encoding NAD(P)-dependent oxidoreductase → MAQNTVEKTSVTLLGLGAMGTALARGWLAAGHPLTVWNRTPARAAALAAEGARVADSAAEAVAANTLVVVCLLDDTSVGEALTGADLAGRDLVNLTTSTPAQARARAEWAGERGARYLDGGIMAVPSMIGVPEAGGYVFYSGSRELFERHRETLEVPAGTTYVGADAGFAALYDVALLSAMYGMFAGAAHAFALIRKEDIAPASLAPLLADWLVAMAPAVHQTADRLRSGDYTKGVVSNLAMQVAGTPTFLSTAEQQGVSPELLSPYFKLMRRRLAEGGGEEDLTGVIDLLVH, encoded by the coding sequence ATGGCACAGAACACTGTTGAGAAGACCTCCGTCACACTGCTGGGCCTCGGCGCGATGGGCACCGCGCTGGCCCGTGGCTGGCTTGCCGCCGGCCATCCGCTCACCGTCTGGAACCGCACCCCGGCCCGCGCCGCGGCGCTCGCCGCCGAGGGTGCGAGGGTCGCGGACAGCGCCGCCGAGGCGGTCGCCGCGAACACCCTGGTCGTCGTCTGTCTGCTGGACGACACCTCGGTCGGCGAGGCGCTGACCGGCGCCGACCTGGCTGGCCGGGACCTGGTCAACCTGACCACCAGCACCCCTGCCCAGGCTCGTGCCCGCGCCGAGTGGGCCGGTGAGCGCGGCGCCCGCTACCTGGACGGCGGGATCATGGCTGTCCCTTCGATGATCGGCGTCCCGGAGGCCGGCGGCTACGTCTTCTACAGCGGCTCGCGGGAGCTGTTCGAGCGGCACCGGGAGACGTTGGAGGTCCCGGCCGGCACCACCTACGTCGGCGCGGACGCCGGTTTCGCGGCCCTGTACGACGTGGCCCTGCTCAGCGCCATGTACGGGATGTTCGCCGGGGCCGCGCACGCCTTCGCCCTGATCCGCAAGGAGGACATCGCCCCGGCGTCGCTCGCCCCGCTGCTCGCAGACTGGCTCGTCGCGATGGCTCCGGCAGTGCACCAGACCGCCGATCGGCTGCGGAGCGGCGACTACACCAAGGGCGTCGTCTCCAACCTCGCCATGCAGGTGGCCGGCACGCCCACCTTTCTGAGCACCGCCGAGCAGCAGGGCGTCAGCCCGGAACTGCTCAGCCCCTACTTCAAGCTGATGCGCCGCCGTCTGGCCGAGGGCGGCGGCGAGGAGGACCTGACGGGTGTGATCGACCTGCTGGTGCACTGA
- a CDS encoding putative quinol monooxygenase, with protein sequence MLRVAERPRGFPGCEIYLISQDTADPDTVHVTEAWRDDAGAQAALAAPPPADGPAPADVLALLSAPPHRADLTVLNGVCVATDGRP encoded by the coding sequence CTGCTAAGGGTCGCGGAGAGGCCGCGCGGCTTCCCGGGCTGCGAGATCTACCTGATCAGCCAGGACACAGCCGACCCGGATACGGTCCACGTCACCGAGGCCTGGAGGGACGACGCCGGCGCACAGGCCGCCCTCGCCGCTCCGCCTCCCGCCGACGGCCCAGCCCCCGCCGACGTCCTCGCCCTGCTGTCGGCCCCACCGCACCGCGCGGACCTCACCGTCCTAAACGGGGTGTGCGTCGCGACCGATGGCCGACCCTGA
- a CDS encoding metalloregulator ArsR/SmtB family transcription factor produces the protein MLTVAPDIEVLARFGRALADPIRCRILLALREAPAYPSDLAETIGVSRTRLSNHLTCLRDCGLVVAVPDGRRTRYELADARLGHALDDLRQAVVAVENDKTCVDAETKGCC, from the coding sequence GTGCTGACAGTCGCCCCTGACATCGAGGTGCTGGCCCGCTTCGGCCGCGCCCTTGCCGATCCGATCCGCTGCCGGATCCTGCTCGCCCTGCGCGAGGCCCCGGCCTACCCCTCCGATCTCGCCGAAACCATCGGCGTCTCCCGGACGCGGCTTTCCAACCACCTCACCTGCCTCCGGGACTGCGGCCTGGTCGTTGCGGTGCCCGACGGCCGTCGCACCCGCTACGAGCTGGCCGACGCTCGCCTGGGCCACGCGCTGGACGACCTGCGCCAGGCCGTCGTGGCAGTCGAGAACGACAAGACCTGCGTGGACGCGGAGACGAAGGGTTGCTGCTGA
- a CDS encoding isoprenylcysteine carboxylmethyltransferase family protein: protein MNGWAWAALALYLAWAGTAFGIRAALQRRRTGDAGFRGISGRPGTAPWWAGILFVTSLLGGAAAPAAALNGLHALPGSEITPVQWTGLLLSLAGMAFTLAAQTNMGASWRVGVDVGERTTLVTDGLFAHVRNPVFTAMTVTAAGLALMVPNWIAVLALVALVAAVQLQVRVVEEPYLAAVHAKAYAAYTARTGRFLPGIGRRTA, encoded by the coding sequence GTGAACGGCTGGGCCTGGGCGGCACTCGCCCTCTACCTCGCCTGGGCCGGGACCGCCTTCGGTATCCGTGCCGCACTCCAGCGGCGCCGTACCGGCGACGCAGGATTCCGAGGCATCTCCGGCCGCCCCGGCACGGCCCCCTGGTGGGCCGGCATTCTTTTTGTCACCTCCCTGCTCGGTGGCGCCGCCGCCCCGGCGGCAGCCCTCAACGGGCTGCACGCCCTGCCCGGTAGCGAAATCACGCCGGTGCAGTGGACGGGCCTGCTGCTCTCCCTGGCCGGGATGGCCTTCACCCTGGCCGCGCAGACGAACATGGGCGCCTCGTGGCGGGTGGGCGTGGACGTCGGCGAGCGCACCACGCTGGTCACCGACGGACTCTTCGCCCACGTCCGCAACCCGGTCTTCACCGCCATGACCGTCACCGCCGCGGGCCTGGCCCTGATGGTGCCGAACTGGATCGCCGTCTTGGCGCTGGTGGCCCTGGTGGCGGCCGTTCAGCTGCAGGTCCGCGTCGTCGAGGAGCCGTACCTCGCGGCCGTGCACGCAAAGGCTTACGCCGCTTACACCGCCCGGACCGGACGGTTCCTTCCCGGTATCGGCAGGCGAACAGCCTGA